CGTTTTTCTTCCGCCAATAGTTCTTTTATAACTTCATACATATCCACATCTCCTTTCAGATGTGGCGCTTCATGAAAATTCAGTGGATTTTCTTCTCTTTTTGTTGTCCTTAAATGCACGAAATGAATACGGTCCGCAAACTTCCGGACCATCTCCGGCAGATCATTGTCTGCCCTTACACCCAGTGAACCCGTGCAGAAAGTAATCCCGTTTGCCCGTACGGGAGAGGCACTCATCAGTTGCTGCAGATCGTCGCTGGTGCTCACCACGCGCGGCAGGCCGAGCAGAGATTTAGGAGGGTCATCCGGATGTATACAAAGGTTGATACCCAGCTCCTGAGCCAGTGGGGCAATTTCCGAAATGAAATAGTAGAGGTTCTCCCTGAGTTTCTGATCATTGATGTGGGCATACTCGTCCAGCAGGCTCTGGAAGATGGAAAGGCCGTAGGCTTCTTCCGAACCCGGTAAACCCAATAGCACGGTATTGGTGAGATGCTGTATATCCTGCCCCGACATACCTTTAAATTTCGTATGGGCCGCCAGCCTGACCTGCGGGTCATAATCATTTTCCGCACCAGGCCTCTGAAGAATAAAAAGATCAAAGATGGCAAAATCCTCCCATACAAAACGAAGCGTTGTGGAGCCGTCGGCGAGGGGATAGTGCAACGCAGTTCTGGACCAGTCCAGTACCGGCATAAAATTGTAACAGACTGTTTTGATACCACACAGGGCCAGGTTCCTGAGCGATTCCCTGTAGTTACGGATGTAAGTTTCCCTGGAAGGCAGCCCCTTTTTTATATGTTCATGCACCGGAAGGCTCTCCACTACCAGCCAGTGCAGTGGCGTGTAGTTTTCATTTCCGGCTTCAATGAGCGCTTTTCTTTCACGAATGGCTTCCACACTCCAGATGTCGCCGACGGGTATCTGGTGAAGCGCACTAACCACACCCGTGCAGCCTGCCTGCCGGATATCCATCAGGGATACCGGATCATTGGGGCCGAACCAGCGCATTGTATGGATCATTGTAATTCAGTTGATTGTGAAACAGAACTTCCTTATAAAGACGTGATTCCTTGTGCTTTATCCTTACAGAAATTACTGCCGAGATTTCAATATTTCTCTACCGGGCTGAGAATCAGGTATAAATATCTAAACAAAAAGTTGTATTGCAACCGATTGCAACCTTAAAATATGCCCGTACTCTTATCTGTCAAAGTCATATCTTTGCAAGATACCCTGAACGGTAAGATAAATACAATCACTAACAAAGCAATTCAGCCTGCTCTGGCCGGCCATCATACGCTATGGAGAAGGAGGTAACCATTTATGATATTGCCCGGATCATGAGCCTTTCAGCAGCTACCGTCAGCCGTGCACTTAATAATCATCCTGCCATTAATATCAAAACCAGGAATGCCGTCACTGCAAAGGCGAATGAACTGGGATACCGTTCCAATACCTTTGCGAGTAGTCTCCGGAGAAAAAGTACAAAGGCACTTGGTGTTATTGTACCAAGGCTCAACAGTCATTTTATGTCGTCGGTACTGGCCGGGATGGAGACCGTTGCCAATAAGGCGGGCTACAACCTGCTGATCAGCCAGTCGCTGGAATCGGTACATCATGAAAAGGGTAATACCCGTGCCATGTACAACAGCCGAGTGGATGGATTGATGGTTTCGGTGGCGTATGATACCGAAACGTTTGAGCATTTTGATAATTTTCTGAAAAAAGGGGTGCCTGTTTTGTTCTTCGACCGTACTATTGAAGTACCGGGGTTTCCGGGGATTGTGATAGATAATGAAAAGGGAGGCTATGATGCAACGATGCACCTGATATCGCAGGGTTGCAGAAAGATTATGCACGTGGCCGGTAATCTTGCCAGAAATGTGTACCGGGGGCGCTATGACGGATACCGGAAAGCCCTGGCGGAAAAAGGGCTGGAATTTGCTGAATCTTTACTGATTATCAACGACCTTAGTCCGGAATCGGGAGGTGCGGTTGCTGATTATATTGATAAAATGGAAAATAAGCCGGACGGCATTTTTCTGGCCAATGATATCTGCGCCATTGGTTGCATGAAGGCGTTAAAACAGAAGAGTTTTGCCATTCCCGGAGATATTGCTATCGCAGGGTTTAACAATGACCCCGTATCCGAGGTAATTGAACCGAACCTGACTACCATCAACTACCCCGGAAGGCAGATGGGTGAGTGGGCCGTAAGCGCGATGATCAGCCATTTGAATGGTTCAAAACCCTTTGATGCAACCCAAACCATGGTGCTCCGGTCAGAGCTTTTGATCCGGGATCCCTCTTTAAGAAACCAAATCTGAAAAAATGAAATCGTTTGTTGCTGCATTTTTAATATTGTTGTCGCTGCCTGGGTTTGCGCAGCAGGAAAACTGGCTGGATCTTGCCATGAGACCATTCTGGAAGGGGAAAACCATGTATAACGAATCGGTGATGATGATTTCAAAGGATGGAGCACCGGCCGAAGCAAAGTTGTTGTTCAAACCCAAAAAGATTATTTCGGTAAAAAACTCGGCGCTTAACATCGAATACAAGCGTGGCGTAGACTGGGAATACCGGAATGGCAGGATATGCCTTTTGCCTGGTTCAGGTGCGGTGTCTCTGTCAGAAAAGGAAATGTTTCCGGATACTACCTCTCTTAAAACTTTTCCAAGAAAAGGCGGAGGCAAACTCCTTTTCAGGGAAGGTACGTTTTTCCACGATCATCAGCTGGCTGTGACTTACACCCACCGGAAAAACGCATGGAAGGGACTTGTTTACACGCAGAACAAGGATGCGCTGCCCATATCCATTGGAAAGCTGCAGAAAAAAGAGGCGCTGCATCTCCTGCTTTATGGTGACAGTATCTCTGAGGGATACAATGCGAGCGGCAAATTTGGTGTAGAGCCAAACCTGCCCGACTGGGGTATGCTGGTTGCCGAAACCTTGCGCCGCCAGTATAGGACATCCGTTACTTTTACCAATACGGCCGTTGCCGGACAGGATTCAAAATGGGGTAAAAACAATGCACAGAAACTTGTAACAGATCACCAACCCGATCTGGTTATGATTGCCTTCGGGATGAATGACGGTACGGGCAAAATGTCACCTGAGAAATTCGGAGAGAATATCAGCGCTATTATTGCCAATGTGAGAGCAGAAAATCCAAAGGCTGAGTTCATTCTGGTATCCACAACATTGCCTAATCCTGAG
This portion of the Dyadobacter sp. CECT 9275 genome encodes:
- a CDS encoding LacI family DNA-binding transcriptional regulator, with translation MEKEVTIYDIARIMSLSAATVSRALNNHPAINIKTRNAVTAKANELGYRSNTFASSLRRKSTKALGVIVPRLNSHFMSSVLAGMETVANKAGYNLLISQSLESVHHEKGNTRAMYNSRVDGLMVSVAYDTETFEHFDNFLKKGVPVLFFDRTIEVPGFPGIVIDNEKGGYDATMHLISQGCRKIMHVAGNLARNVYRGRYDGYRKALAEKGLEFAESLLIINDLSPESGGAVADYIDKMENKPDGIFLANDICAIGCMKALKQKSFAIPGDIAIAGFNNDPVSEVIEPNLTTINYPGRQMGEWAVSAMISHLNGSKPFDATQTMVLRSELLIRDPSLRNQI
- the uxuA gene encoding mannonate dehydratase; translation: MIHTMRWFGPNDPVSLMDIRQAGCTGVVSALHQIPVGDIWSVEAIRERKALIEAGNENYTPLHWLVVESLPVHEHIKKGLPSRETYIRNYRESLRNLALCGIKTVCYNFMPVLDWSRTALHYPLADGSTTLRFVWEDFAIFDLFILQRPGAENDYDPQVRLAAHTKFKGMSGQDIQHLTNTVLLGLPGSEEAYGLSIFQSLLDEYAHINDQKLRENLYYFISEIAPLAQELGINLCIHPDDPPKSLLGLPRVVSTSDDLQQLMSASPVRANGITFCTGSLGVRADNDLPEMVRKFADRIHFVHLRTTKREENPLNFHEAPHLKGDVDMYEVIKELLAEEKRRKEKGYPETMLPMRPDHGFQMLDDLQKRTYPGYSAIGRLKALAELRGLELALKREMSTF
- a CDS encoding SGNH/GDSL hydrolase family protein, producing MKSFVAAFLILLSLPGFAQQENWLDLAMRPFWKGKTMYNESVMMISKDGAPAEAKLLFKPKKIISVKNSALNIEYKRGVDWEYRNGRICLLPGSGAVSLSEKEMFPDTTSLKTFPRKGGGKLLFREGTFFHDHQLAVTYTHRKNAWKGLVYTQNKDALPISIGKLQKKEALHLLLYGDSISEGYNASGKFGVEPNLPDWGMLVAETLRRQYRTSVTFTNTAVAGQDSKWGKNNAQKLVTDHQPDLVMIAFGMNDGTGKMSPEKFGENISAIIANVRAENPKAEFILVSTTLPNPESTFLGTQLTFGDVLKKMAGEGIAYVDMTTVHAELLKHKDYPDMTGNNINHPNDFLMRWYAQQVAGLLLP